The genomic DNA TCGTTTAAAAATCAAATCCCCGATCGAAGAAAGCCACAACCCGGCCTCCTTCGCTCGTCGACTCGTTGAAATTTGCCTGCCCTGTTACGATGGAGCCGCGTCATGGAAGTTGCGATTGTAACGGGCCGAGCGTGCGAGCCAAACGCCGGGCCTGACGAAATTGCTTGCCGATGGATCGTTTCGCCCGCCCCATAGCTATCTTAGAGTTCATGTTCCGCACGATATACGAGGCCGCCGACTCCAAGCTCCAAGTTTTCTGGTTTTGCCACGCCGGCGCTGGATCGGCTTCGCTGGTCCGATCCGCTCGCCACGTTTCCGCTCCTGTGACTCTTAACGTGGCGTCGCTACCTGGCCGCGAACATCGGTTCCGCGATGGCCTTACCATGTCGTTGGACGAACTGGTCGATCAATTTTTCGAAGACCTGCAACCGCGAGTCGGAGCCCCCTTTGTTCTGATCGGTCACAGTTTTGGCAGCCTGATGAGTTATCTATTGGCTCAGAAATTGACAGCTGCCGGAACGCCACCGGTATCCCTCACGGTGATGACCCTCGCCGCCCCCGACCGCGTTCAATTCAACCCCCGCACCGCCCACCTTAGCGACGAAGAATTCCTCGACTATTTGGACAACCGCTTCGGCAGTGTCCCCAAGTCGCTGCGAACCAATCCCGAAGCGATCGCGCTGTTCCTGCCAATCGTTCGCTACGACTTGCGATTGCTCGAATCGTACGTTCACCAACCCGTCCAGCCGCTGCCAATCCCGCTGCTCGCCTTGGCGGGCAGCCGAGACCGCGCCGTCAATGCCGAACAGATGCA from Rosistilla carotiformis includes the following:
- a CDS encoding thioesterase II family protein — encoded protein: MFRTIYEAADSKLQVFWFCHAGAGSASLVRSARHVSAPVTLNVASLPGREHRFRDGLTMSLDELVDQFFEDLQPRVGAPFVLIGHSFGSLMSYLLAQKLTAAGTPPVSLTVMTLAAPDRVQFNPRTAHLSDEEFLDYLDNRFGSVPKSLRTNPEAIALFLPIVRYDLRLLESYVHQPVQPLPIPLLALAGSRDRAVNAEQMQQWQRFTSDSFALETIAGGHFFPTENVQPIIQRTIERLQ